Proteins from one Streptomyces sp. NBC_00390 genomic window:
- a CDS encoding carboxyl transferase domain-containing protein, with amino-acid sequence MAERASAREAIALICDDFTEHHTAQLPEVGEGPIGWDGYGASRDRAARRTGSPESVVHGEATLGDGRRCVVIAFEFGFLGGSLSRRAGDRLEAAYALARERRLPLVSLIATGGSRMQEGMVALTQLQRVARASVLLREAGVAHIAVLRDPTTGGGWATLGAGADVVLALPGAQVGFAGSRVRPADADPAAYTAEGQLAAGQIDAIVRPQELRATVEFWVTALGPAAGQDRTAADASRAEPVPGGRHGPPGGPEADAGDSDTGTTGPIGRPADGSAPGDAPAPGGARPASRPDRPGRASLLPAGGGETGEVGSPPGGTEAEAAAPAGGRPGAPRVGHGPADGSSPEEAPAPGDASAHGPNRPGEAEAGSAPGADCPQAPDAGRGAPRVQPVPPPHALGAAALPATGWDAVRQAREPGRARAGAYLEAYFTRREPLRGDRSGGVDPGVLCGVGVRDGRPVAFVAQCGTPTLPAGYRTAARVVRLADRLGIPVLTLIDTPGAANDAAAEHAGAGAAIAELFAAMAAARTPLTSLLIGEGGSGGALALAAPGNTWATPDSYFSVIAPELAAAILKRDPAEVPRTADQLRLRPQDLVELGVVRGVVGPAAV; translated from the coding sequence ATGGCTGAACGGGCGAGTGCGCGCGAGGCGATAGCGCTGATCTGCGACGACTTCACGGAGCACCACACGGCTCAGCTGCCGGAGGTGGGCGAGGGACCGATCGGCTGGGACGGGTACGGAGCCTCCCGCGACCGCGCGGCACGGCGCACGGGCTCGCCGGAGTCCGTCGTCCACGGTGAGGCGACACTCGGCGACGGCCGCCGCTGTGTGGTGATCGCCTTCGAGTTCGGCTTCCTGGGCGGCTCGTTGAGCCGGCGGGCCGGGGACCGTCTGGAGGCGGCGTACGCCCTTGCGCGCGAACGGCGGCTGCCGCTGGTCTCGTTGATCGCCACAGGCGGCAGCCGGATGCAGGAGGGCATGGTGGCCCTGACCCAGCTGCAGCGGGTGGCCCGCGCGTCCGTGCTGCTGCGCGAGGCGGGCGTGGCACACATCGCGGTGCTGCGCGATCCGACGACGGGCGGCGGCTGGGCGACGCTGGGCGCGGGAGCGGACGTCGTCCTGGCGCTTCCCGGCGCCCAGGTCGGCTTCGCCGGCTCCCGTGTCCGCCCCGCTGACGCGGACCCGGCGGCGTACACGGCGGAGGGCCAGCTGGCGGCGGGCCAGATCGACGCGATCGTGCGGCCGCAGGAGCTGCGGGCGACGGTGGAGTTCTGGGTGACGGCACTGGGCCCTGCGGCCGGCCAGGACCGCACTGCGGCGGACGCGTCCCGTGCCGAGCCCGTGCCCGGTGGCAGGCACGGACCGCCGGGCGGGCCGGAGGCCGACGCGGGCGACAGCGACACCGGTACGACTGGCCCCATCGGCCGGCCGGCCGATGGTTCTGCGCCCGGAGACGCTCCCGCCCCCGGCGGCGCACGGCCGGCATCCCGACCCGACCGCCCGGGCCGGGCGAGCCTTCTGCCCGCCGGCGGCGGCGAGACGGGCGAGGTCGGTTCGCCACCAGGCGGGACGGAGGCCGAGGCCGCTGCCCCGGCCGGCGGCCGGCCGGGCGCACCCCGCGTCGGGCATGGTCCCGCCGATGGCTCCTCGCCCGAGGAGGCTCCCGCGCCCGGTGACGCATCGGCACATGGGCCGAACCGCCCGGGTGAGGCGGAGGCTGGTTCGGCACCGGGCGCCGACTGCCCGCAGGCCCCGGACGCCGGGCGGGGCGCGCCTCGTGTCCAACCCGTGCCCCCTCCGCACGCGCTCGGGGCTGCGGCGCTGCCGGCGACCGGCTGGGACGCCGTGCGGCAGGCGCGCGAGCCGGGGCGGGCGCGGGCCGGGGCGTATCTGGAGGCGTACTTCACACGTCGGGAGCCGCTGCGCGGGGACCGGTCAGGGGGCGTCGACCCCGGCGTGCTGTGCGGTGTCGGAGTGCGGGACGGACGCCCGGTCGCGTTCGTCGCGCAGTGCGGCACCCCGACCCTGCCCGCCGGATACCGCACGGCCGCGCGCGTGGTGCGGCTCGCCGACCGTCTGGGGATCCCTGTGCTCACGCTCATCGACACCCCGGGAGCGGCCAATGACGCCGCGGCCGAGCACGCGGGCGCGGGTGCCGCGATCGCCGAGCTGTTCGCGGCGATGGCAGCGGCCCGTACTCCGCTGACCAGCCTGCTCATCGGCGAGGGCGGCTCAGGCGGCGCGCTCGCGCTCGCCGCGCCGGGCAACACCTGGGCCACGCCCGACAGTTACTTCTCCGTCATCGCTCCGGAGCTCGCCGCCGCGATCCTCAAGCGCGACCCCGCCGAGGTGCCCCGCACGGCGGACCAGCTGCGGCTGCGACCGCAGGACCTGGTCGAACTCGGCGTCGTACGCGGGGTGGTGGGACCGGCCGCCGTCTGA
- a CDS encoding acyl-CoA synthetase, with protein sequence MGSLFPALDSAAPGSGRRETGLAPAKDPGKVALRFGERALTYRELAEAAGALAGRIAAAGPGTGLRPDAAPGRVALWAAPTLETAVGAVAALLAGVPVVPLNPRTGERELAHIVADSAPFAVLAGPDDELPAALEALERVDIPVSGVTATPLPPEAGPDSPALIVYTSGTTGPPKGAVLPRRAIATTLDALQDAWQWSADDVLVHGLPLFHVHGLILGILGPLRRGGQVRHLGRFTPEGVRRELTGGGTMLFGVPTMYHRLAEALDDDPELAKALAGARLLVSGSAALPLPDHERIAAATGRRVIERYGMTETLMNTSVRVDGEARPGTVGVPLRGVSLRLVEEDGTEITALDGETIGEIQVRGENVFTEYLNRPDATAAAFDGDWFRTGDMAVRDADGQVRIVGRKATDLIKSGGYKIGAGEIENVLLDHPGVREAAVTGEPDPDLGERVVAWIVAADPQAPPSAGDLTAHVASQLAPHKRPREVRFLDVLPRNDMGKIMKRALHG encoded by the coding sequence GTGGGTTCCCTCTTTCCGGCACTGGACAGCGCCGCCCCTGGCTCCGGGCGCAGGGAGACGGGCCTCGCCCCGGCGAAGGACCCGGGGAAGGTCGCCCTGCGCTTCGGGGAACGCGCCCTCACCTACCGGGAACTGGCCGAGGCGGCGGGCGCGCTCGCGGGCCGGATCGCGGCGGCCGGGCCAGGGACGGGGCTCCGCCCGGACGCGGCCCCGGGGAGGGTCGCTCTGTGGGCCGCGCCGACGCTGGAGACCGCGGTCGGTGCCGTGGCGGCGCTGCTGGCCGGCGTGCCGGTCGTGCCGCTGAATCCGCGGACCGGTGAGCGGGAGCTGGCGCACATCGTCGCCGACAGCGCCCCGTTCGCGGTGCTGGCCGGGCCCGACGACGAGCTGCCCGCGGCGCTGGAAGCCCTGGAGCGTGTCGACATCCCGGTGTCCGGGGTTACCGCGACGCCGCTGCCGCCGGAGGCCGGCCCGGACTCCCCCGCGCTGATCGTCTACACGTCGGGGACCACGGGCCCGCCCAAGGGTGCCGTGCTGCCGCGCCGGGCGATCGCGACGACACTGGACGCACTGCAGGACGCGTGGCAGTGGAGTGCCGACGACGTACTCGTGCACGGCCTGCCGCTGTTCCATGTGCACGGCCTGATCCTGGGCATCCTCGGTCCCCTGCGCCGCGGCGGTCAGGTGCGGCATCTGGGCCGGTTCACACCCGAGGGGGTGAGGCGGGAGCTCACCGGCGGCGGGACGATGCTCTTCGGCGTACCGACGATGTACCACCGGCTGGCCGAAGCGCTGGACGACGACCCGGAGCTCGCCAAGGCCCTGGCGGGCGCGCGCCTGCTGGTGTCGGGCTCGGCCGCCCTGCCGCTGCCCGACCACGAGCGGATCGCCGCGGCGACCGGCCGCCGGGTCATCGAGCGGTACGGCATGACCGAGACGCTGATGAACACCAGCGTCCGCGTGGACGGCGAGGCCCGGCCGGGCACGGTCGGGGTGCCGCTGCGCGGGGTGTCGCTGCGGCTGGTGGAGGAGGACGGCACGGAGATCACCGCGCTGGACGGGGAGACGATCGGCGAGATCCAGGTGCGCGGCGAGAACGTGTTCACGGAGTATCTGAACCGTCCCGACGCGACGGCCGCAGCCTTCGACGGGGACTGGTTCCGCACCGGGGACATGGCCGTGCGCGACGCGGACGGCCAGGTGCGGATCGTCGGCCGCAAGGCCACGGATCTGATCAAGAGCGGCGGCTACAAGATCGGCGCCGGGGAGATCGAGAACGTGCTCCTGGACCACCCGGGCGTGCGCGAGGCGGCGGTGACGGGCGAGCCGGACCCGGATCTGGGCGAACGGGTGGTGGCCTGGATCGTGGCGGCCGATCCCCAGGCGCCGCCGTCGGCCGGGGATCTGACGGCTCATGTGGCGTCCCAGCTCGCCCCGCACAAGCGGCCGCGCGAGGTGCGCTTCCTCGATGTGCTGCCGCGCAACGACATGGGCAAGATCATGAAACGGGCACTTCATGGCTGA